In one Hymenobacter sp. DG25B genomic region, the following are encoded:
- a CDS encoding FAD-binding oxidoreductase, whose protein sequence is MEKNRVLPPISMRGEILQPQDAGYEAACHIYNGMIDKRPAMLVRCADVADVIAAVNYAREEGMLLAIRGGGHSGAGLGMCNDGMVIDLSLMRGIHVDPEARTVLVEGGCTLGDVDHATHAFGLALPGGIISTTGVAGLTLGGGLGYLTRQYGLTIDSLLEADVVLANGHLVKASAQQNPDLFWALRGGGGNFGVVVSFLFRVHPVDNVVAGPMLWPMEDAPEILRWYSNFIKTAPETINGFFAFLMVPPAAPFPEHLHLQKMCGIVWCYTGPPSGAAAALQPARAFKTPALDMVGTLPMPALQSMFDGLYPPGLRWYWKADFVAEMPEEAIAEHVRFGNLLPTMHSSMHLYPINGAAARVGRHDTAWNFRDATWAMVIVGVDPDPRNDEKIMAWARAYWDALHPYAAGGAYVNFMMEEGDQRIRDTYGANYPRLAKVKAQYDPQNLFRVNQNIHPAEREHIFT, encoded by the coding sequence ATGGAAAAAAACCGCGTGCTGCCGCCCATCAGCATGCGCGGAGAGATTCTGCAGCCCCAGGATGCAGGCTACGAAGCGGCCTGCCACATCTATAACGGCATGATTGACAAGCGGCCGGCCATGCTGGTGCGCTGCGCCGATGTAGCCGACGTTATTGCCGCCGTGAACTATGCCCGCGAGGAAGGCATGCTGCTGGCCATTCGGGGTGGGGGGCACAGCGGGGCCGGCCTGGGCATGTGCAATGATGGAATGGTCATCGACCTGAGCCTGATGCGCGGCATTCATGTAGACCCCGAAGCACGCACCGTGCTGGTAGAAGGTGGCTGCACCCTGGGCGATGTAGACCATGCCACGCACGCTTTTGGGCTGGCCCTGCCCGGAGGCATTATTTCCACTACCGGGGTGGCCGGCCTCACGCTGGGCGGCGGGCTGGGCTACCTCACCCGCCAGTACGGCCTCACCATTGATAGCCTGCTGGAAGCCGACGTAGTGCTGGCCAATGGCCACCTGGTAAAAGCCTCGGCCCAGCAAAACCCCGATTTATTCTGGGCCCTGCGCGGTGGTGGCGGCAACTTCGGGGTAGTGGTTTCCTTCCTGTTCCGGGTGCACCCCGTAGATAACGTAGTGGCCGGGCCCATGCTCTGGCCCATGGAGGATGCCCCCGAGATACTGCGCTGGTACAGCAACTTCATTAAAACCGCGCCGGAAACCATCAATGGCTTCTTTGCCTTCCTGATGGTGCCGCCCGCCGCCCCCTTCCCCGAGCACCTGCACCTGCAGAAAATGTGCGGCATAGTGTGGTGCTACACCGGCCCGCCCTCCGGGGCGGCGGCCGCTCTGCAGCCCGCCCGCGCATTTAAAACCCCCGCGCTGGATATGGTAGGCACCCTGCCCATGCCGGCGCTGCAAAGCATGTTCGATGGCCTGTACCCGCCGGGTCTGCGCTGGTACTGGAAGGCCGATTTTGTGGCTGAAATGCCCGAGGAAGCCATTGCCGAGCATGTGCGGTTTGGCAACCTGCTGCCCACCATGCACTCCAGCATGCACCTGTACCCCATCAACGGGGCCGCGGCCCGCGTAGGCCGGCACGATACGGCCTGGAACTTCCGGGATGCCACCTGGGCTATGGTGATTGTGGGCGTGGACCCCGACCCACGCAACGATGAAAAAATTATGGCCTGGGCGCGCGCCTACTGGGATGCCCTGCACCCCTACGCGGCAGGCGGCGCCTACGTTAATTTCATGATGGAGGAAGGAGACCAGCGAATCCGCGACACGTACGGCGCCAATTACCCCCGGCTGGCCAAAGTCAAAGCCCAGTACGATCCGCAAAACCTGTTCCGGGTAAACCAGAATATCCACCCCGCCGAGCGGGAGCATATTTTCACCTGA
- a CDS encoding DUF1345 domain-containing protein — MDVTASSAPVATVRPLISWRARLVRLLLALGGGASAFWWAPSDFPLNTQLMLAWDGFIVSTLLLTWYTMARANTAYIRRASTLLHPDRTRFLMLFTTLLGTTASLAAVLLLLRGLEAMSYEERVEHILVSVVAVVTSWLLLHTLFALRYAHTYFSKSLLPPHGQLGGLVFSGEPPTTYWDFAYFSFVIGMTAQTSDTGVSTLRMRQLVLYHSLLSFSFNTAVLALSINILSGLL, encoded by the coding sequence ATGGATGTTACTGCTTCTTCTGCGCCTGTTGCCACCGTGCGCCCGCTTATCAGCTGGCGGGCGCGCCTTGTCCGCCTGCTCCTGGCCCTGGGTGGCGGGGCTTCGGCCTTCTGGTGGGCCCCATCCGATTTTCCCCTCAATACGCAGCTGATGTTGGCCTGGGATGGATTTATTGTGAGCACGCTGCTGCTTACCTGGTACACCATGGCCCGGGCCAATACCGCCTACATCCGGCGGGCTTCCACGCTGCTGCACCCCGACCGCACCCGCTTTCTGATGCTGTTTACTACGCTGCTGGGCACTACGGCCAGCCTGGCGGCCGTACTGCTGCTGCTGCGCGGCCTGGAGGCTATGTCGTATGAGGAGCGGGTAGAGCACATATTGGTTTCGGTGGTGGCCGTGGTTACTTCCTGGCTGCTCCTGCACACGCTTTTTGCCCTGCGCTACGCCCATACCTATTTCAGCAAAAGCCTTCTGCCACCGCACGGGCAGCTGGGCGGGCTGGTGTTTTCCGGCGAGCCCCCCACTACCTACTGGGATTTTGCCTATTTCTCTTTCGTTATCGGCATGACGGCCCAGACCTCGGATACGGGCGTGAGTACGCTGCGCATGCGCCAACTGGTGCTCTATCATAGCCTGCTCTCGTTTAGCTTTAACACCGCGGTGTTAGCCCTGAGCATCAATATTCTCTCTGGCCTGCTGTAG
- a CDS encoding PKD domain-containing protein, translating into MMPRLLLRPLALYAGSLLLLASCSKKPDACFTIEKGIPSSKINDDVQVNAACSTDADSYLWEWGDGASDTGSTAKHKYNAAGTFTIKLTAKGNDRSATTSRQVTIVQ; encoded by the coding sequence ATGATGCCTCGTTTACTTCTTCGCCCGCTCGCGCTTTATGCCGGGTCATTGCTATTGCTGGCCAGCTGCTCTAAAAAGCCTGATGCCTGCTTTACGATTGAAAAGGGAATTCCCAGCTCTAAAATCAATGATGATGTGCAGGTAAATGCTGCTTGCAGCACGGACGCCGACAGCTACCTGTGGGAATGGGGCGATGGTGCCAGCGACACCGGCAGTACCGCTAAGCACAAGTACAATGCGGCCGGTACTTTTACCATTAAGTTAACGGCCAAAGGCAATGACAGATCTGCCACCACTTCCCGCCAGGTAACTATCGTTCAATAG